From a single Raphanus sativus cultivar WK10039 chromosome 3, ASM80110v3, whole genome shotgun sequence genomic region:
- the LOC130509172 gene encoding uncharacterized protein LOC130509172: MDPWVENQERKEMKKMKKHFDMLQFICDAEHGIPTSCPCGGRIVDEVSTNPTDKDFLPGRRYFTCNEYKNDGFHFRQPWVLGVEEEVRSLRQDVDKMAEEMHKMAEEIAQLKDLLTRK, translated from the exons ATGGATCCATGGGTTGAGAATCAGGAaaggaaggagatgaagaagatgaagaaacatTTTGACATGCTTCAGTTTATTTGCGATGCTGAACACGGGATTCCAACTTCGTGCCCATGTGGGGGACGAATCGTCGACGAGGTTTCTACTAATCCAACAGATAAGGATTTTCTACCAGGCCGAAGGTACTTCACTTGTAATGAGTACAAG AATGATGGGTTCCACTTCCGTCAACCATGGGTTCTCGGGGTTGAGGAAGAGGTTCGCTCCTTAAGGCAGGATGTGGACAAAATGGCTGAAGAGATGCACAAAATGGCTGAAGAAATTGCTCAGCTTAAGGACCTTCTTACCCGTAAATGA
- the LOC108847090 gene encoding uncharacterized protein LOC108847090: MASASKNPFSMKPPRPPSSLPTTPLASTSSEPQIRNPNPNASPSTSNPPITMSPEDQTLSRSTHLTRPELLRRRSHNLKQLAKCYRDHYWALMEDLKAQHREYYWRYGVSPFKDEQNQANKRRRMDGGGGGGGGETNDAAVVEGSGDNGANNDGVKVEQYANSSSCGSCMYGCKAKAMPLTKYCQLHILKDSKQKLYTGCTNVIKRAPAGPLLCGKPTLASTVPALCNVHFQKSQKLVVKALKDAGHSVSSANKPPPKMHVIVAAFVHHIQSKRKNPRSEGKLKSVVKEEM, translated from the exons ATGGCCTCAGCTTCCAAGAACCCTTTCTCCATGAAACCCCCAAGGCCTCCCTCTTCCCTCCCCACCACCCCTCTGGCCTCCACCTCATCAGAGCCCCAAATCCGCAACCCTAACCCTAACGCCTCGCCGTCCACATCAAACCCACCGATCACGATGTCACCGGAGGACCAAACCCTCTCGCGCTCCACCCACCTCACGCGCCCGGAGCTCCTCCGCCGCCGATCGCACAACCTCAAGCAGCTCGCCAAGTGCTACAGGGACCACTACTGGGCGCTGATGGAGGATCTCAAGGCGCAGCACAGGGAGTACTACTGGAGGTACGGCGTCAGCCCGTTCAAGGACGAGCAGAATCAAGCGAataagaggaggaggatggacggtggtggaggaggaggaggaggagaaactAACGACGCCGCCGTTGTCGAAGGCAGCGGAGATAACGGAGCTAACAATGACGGCGTTAAGGTGGAACAGTATGCAAACAGTAGTAGCTGTGGGAGCTGTATGTATGGGTGCAAAGCGAAAGCGATGCCTCTCACCAAGTACTGTCAGCTTCATATTCTCAAGGATAGCAAGCAGAAGCTCTACACCGGTTGCACCAACGTTATCAAAAG AGCTCCTGCAGGCCCATTACTCTGTGGAAAACCTACACTTGCATCGACCGTACCTGCACTGTGTAATGTGCACTTCCAGAAATCGCAAAAGCTAGTTGTTAAAGCTCTGAAGGATGCAGGTCACAGTGTCTCATCAGCAAACAAGCCTCCTCCAAAGATGCATGTCATAGTAGCTGCGTTTGTGCATCATATTCAAAGTAAAAGAAAGAATCCACGGAGTGAGGGTAAACTTAAAAGTGTAGTGAAAGAAGAAATGTAA